The window gagtgGTCACAGACTGTGAATTACGATGGGAAACTGGCTTTGTTTTATCCTAAAGAAAACTGTGAAATTTGGTGCGCGGAGATTTCGCTAGAAACACGTCAAGGAGGGGAGATTTGGGGTACTGTTGAGTGTTGCCGTCATCTCGTGACTTCGCAATCATGCTTTATGAAAGCTCTAGATGTTGTTGTCTGATACCACACCTCTCCATATAATAAACTTGTGCTTAGttcttttttataaaagttTCCTTGTCCTGCTTCACCTTAGACCCCGCCTAGGCGGCAACTCGGTCTTATCCGAaacgattttcttaaaatccgATTTATACAATTCAAATTGGTTTAAACTAtcctaaattaattaaaatcgaTTTAAATTTGTCTAAATATGTGaaattaagaaataatattattacaaatctacaaatttgtctatttcttattttttgtatatctaattttcaCAATTcttcataataattttataattgaacaCAAAAGCTAAAATATgtcatataaatgtataatataaataaaataaatcaatagtTTTCTAAAGGCCTAGGCTCCGAATAATCCGCCTAGTCGCTAATCCTCTATAAAGCGCCTAGTAACCGCCTAGCGAATTTTAGAACATTGGTCTATAGTGCACTGTATCCctctcaataaaaaaatatataatgggTATCTAGGGTTAGATGCTCAGTCCATTATAATATTAGAGAGGCCTTATCAAGCCATTCTATCCGAGCCAAAAGTAAACTAGGGTTTCCTGTATCTATTTGTGTTATATGCTCTTGTCCTCTTAGATTGGTTGTGCTTTCTAGAGATGTCTTCCAAAAAAATAATGGCAAAGGAGGAGCAATCGTCTCTGATTATGTTACTGCCCCTTGACGTCATCGTTGACATATTAGCCCGTGTATCGAGATTCGACTATCCAATACTTTCCCTAGTTTGCAAGCACTTCCAGTCAATAGTAACATCGCCTGAGATATTCACAAGACGATCCTTGTTGGGACGCACGGAGCACTGTCTATATGTTTTCCTCGTTGATGAAGACGAACCTGTTTGGAGGAAGCGTTTATATATTCTCTGCCCGAAAGCTAACGGGGAACACCGCTTGGTACTTATCCGGTCGCTTCCTGATATGCCTACATATATAAGCCAAACAGCAACGGGATCGAGGATATATGTGTTTAGCTGGAGTAACAAACACCATATGATTACATTAAGCATTGATTGTGGATCTCACACTGTTCAACCCCTCCCTGATGTGCCTGTACTCATGTCTCCAAGAATGGCTGACATCATCAAGGGGAGAATCTACGTAATTGGATATGATAATGGCTGGGAGAGGGTGATGGTGGTGTTCAATACAGAAACACAAATGTGGGAGCCTAGGGTGATAAGACTAGACAAGAAGGGAAATAAGTGCACTGATGGTTGTGCGGTGATGGGTGATAAGATGTATATGAGGAATCTTTCTAAGACTCTTGTTTACGATCCGAAGGAGAGTAAATGGGAAAGGGACGAGATGATGAATCTTCACAAGTGGAAAAACGCATGTGTGGTTGATGACGTATTGTACTTTTACAATCCATGTGACTTTTATGATAGGGAAGGAGGGTTAAGAGCATATGATCAAAAACAGAGGCGTTGGCGAGTGGTGAATGGTTTGGAACCATTGTTGCCTGAGACAACAAGTTCAGCGTGGCCACACGTTGTGAATTATGGTGGGAAACTGGCTTTGTTTTATCTCAAAAGAAATGAAATTTGGTGTGACGAGATTTCGCTGGAAACACGCCAAGACGGGGAGATTTGGGGTAAAGTGGAATGGTGCGAGCGTCTCGTGACTGGGAATTTTGACTTTATGAAAGCTCTAGATGTTGTTGTTTGATTTCTCCTTCATATAAACTAACTTGTGCTTTGTTTTCTTCAATGCTAGATTGACAAAAGAATTAACTAAATTGAAAATCCCAGTGTCCGAACGATAACATGTTAGAAGGAAGTTGAATCAGAAGGACGAGAACATATGTTTTGATAAGAAACATGGTTGACGTGTGCTTAAAACCACACCAGAAACTGTAACATTAACATAACAGAAGTAGAACTGAAACGATAAAAAGTAGATTGGGTCTCTCTCTATCCCCAAGTAAACATCAGTCATCAGAAAAGTGacacaaacacacataaaaagagTTTCTTCTTCGATAAATTCTCACCTGAAGTAGATGGAGACGAGAGGAATATCGACGTCATTGTCATCTTCATCCTCACAAGCCACCACTACATCAAGATGGTGGCGGTAAGGAGGCAACTCCACTTTAGCTATATCCCTAGCGAGATCAACTACCTTCTTGTCCATCCTCTCCTTGTGCCTCGGGAACATACTGTTGAATAGAAGACAGCTTCCACAAGATATGCTGTACGCGCTAAGCCCTTTCTCCTCCAGCCACTTCAACACCTCACGCAGTGTCGGGTTTCCTTTTAGCACCCATCTGTCCCAAACGGTCCAAGCCGTGTCGCGGTGCTTCACCACCTTTGGCGGAACCGGCTCGGCCATTGAGAAGAGCGGAAGCGCCAGGTTGGCAAACGTGTTCCTGTAGGCTTCCACTTTGTGTCCTCCGTCGAGAACCTTGTACAGCTCGAGGCAGACCAGACCAGTTGCCATGGCTGTTGAGGTCGCAATGGCTGGGATGATTCTCCCTGCAATGAACTTGGCTTTCAGCTTGTCTACTTCAGGTATGCTGTAGTTCCTCGCCCTCATGTTGGCTAGACCCGCTATCACGTCCATGTGATAGTTTGTATCATCGTCCTACACAACACATCAGATTGGTTAACAAGATCTTTTGGCTAAGAACATTTTGACATGTTACTTTCGATAACAATTAGATCAAAGAGTCAAATCATTGAGAGAATAATTACCTTTTCGAACTGAATTGGTTTCATCCTAAAATCAGGAGACAAGTTCTGCCTACACTGCTCAAGCTTAGCAATGAGGTCGTTGATGACTGCAGCGTCATCCACCGAAGCAGTGGTTAGAGTGGTGGCTTTCTCATCAGTTACAATTTTTGCATCTTTTCTTGGCTCAAAGTCTGGGACTATCACTCTGTCGATAGCTTCAGCTGCTTCCTTTGGGCTTTTGGTCCACTCAGGCACAGGGATCCCAAATGTCTCTGCTCTTAAAATAGCAGTCGCCGTGATGAAGTTAAGGAGGCTTGGGTCGGACGAGGAGTACTGAAGCGGACGTGGGAATCTTTTTGGAGCAGACCAGAATGGAGCTCCGGTACTTGTCGCAGCATCTTCAGGAAATGTGTATATCAATTGCTTCACACGGTTAACAAAGTAATCCTCAAACCTGGTCACATAAAATAAACACACAGTAATGAGACTCCACAAAGGATAATGTTCTTCACACGTCACAAGCACAAAAAATAAACTATGGAAGCACTTAAGTAAGATACCAAACACTCTTTCGTTCCATCATTACCACTTGACTACTCTTAACCTAAGTACGACTTGTACTAATTAAGAGCGTTTCATTACCTGAGTCGAGCCCAGGTTAAGCAGTCTTGGAAGTCCTCACACTTCTCCTTTTCAAGGCACTCAACAATCCTCTCCAATGTGTCCCTTGCCTGAGCATCCCCAGCACTCATCATCGAGTTAGTGTACTCAACCGGGCTAGAGAGATACGCATTCACTTCAGCGGGAGTCTTCTCAAGCAGACCCTCAAACTCAGAGCGAGCCCAAGTTAAACAGTGATCAATGTTATGCGGAAACGAGTGCACTGTACACATGGGGGCCTGTTTCTCTGGTGGGTCCCTAGAGGCACCGTAATTTTCAGTTAGATGTGGAATAACCATCTGCGTGTTGCACTTTGCACCAAGAGTCCCGGACTCAAGGAGAGGCTTCTGGAAATACAAGCACCTAGAGTCAACATAGAGCCTCGCATTGACATTATCCAGTGCATTGACGACAACAGTTAAGTTCTCCCAGAAGGCATCATCAAATACATTCTCAGTCTCAGCACCAACACGGTTTTGCAGGGCCTCAATGTTGAACTTGGGATTTATAGCTGCAGCAGCGGAAGCAGCAACTGTGGATTTAGCCTGTCCAATGTTCCAGTCACGGAATAAGAATTGGCGACTGAGGTTACTCTTCTCGATTATATCATCATCTGTCACTGTTAGTTTCCCTTCGCTTCCACATGAAACTCCCATTAAAGCCATATTTTTCAAGAACTCGCAGCCAAGAGCACCAGACCCTACTGTGAAAACTTTAGCATCTTCGAGTTTCTGTTGGAACTTAGCCCCAAATACAGATATTTGGGCATCGTACCGGCTGTTCCTTGGTGCAACGTCACTGGAATCCAGAGGTTCAGAGGGGAGTGACTCCACTGAATCAAAGTagaaaaactgaaaaagaaaataagaagaTCAACATCAGATCCCATTATGAAAGGAGAAACAACACTCATGTGTCAAAAATAGAGTAAGCAGGTGTATCTTCTTACGAAATAAACATTAGAAAAGGGGGAATGATCTTAGTGTTCCTTTAACATTAGgatttctaattattttattcaaacTTCCAAAACTGCTTCTTAGggttttaatatataggaaCGAAGGCTTGTGAGAGTCTGGAAGCTCACACTCTGGCTTGGAAGATTTTgttcaatttttattatttgtttagttttagtttttatttcttGTATTCACAGTTCCTAGCATggcataaaaaaaaataaaaatgtgttcCCCAAGTATATGGAAAAGAAATATTACCTGAAAGAGGGGATGGAATTTTCCAGAGCAAGCTTTGACAACCTCCTGTCCAACAATACCGCCGAACATTGCAGCCATGGGATTAAGGACAGCCTTGGCTCCAAAGGAGAAGTGTCGCAGAAGCTTATGGTCGACATTCTCCACCTTTAAATCACCCTGCCCAGTATTGATGGATGTGGCAATGGATATAAGCTGCTGAGCGTCCTCTTCTGAGCCAGCAACAGGAAATCTGCCAGCTTCAGATGTAAACCGATCAAGTGCCTGGAATGCTAAGTGAAGGAGTGGAGGCCGGTCAAACTTGGCGAAATCACTAAATAGAAAATCCCCTGGATCTTTAAGAGCTTCCCTCAATGGCTTGAAATTCAGCAACTTCGGCTGTTTGACCTGAGTGACAATCCCACCCTTCACATATGTTCCATACCCTGTCGTGTCCTCTTCAAGGGTGAACGAATATGGCCTCGCACTTTTTATCTTCCTTAGTTTTCCATCGTTCAGTTCCGTCATACCCTCAACTTCAGAGAAAACGACTAGGTCACCATCTTCAAATTCAAGTCTCTCATCGTCAACACAGGAAATAAACGCTTGGTTCTCATTAGAGATGGAGGCAATGATGCCCGTGTGTGGTTCCTCTCCATCAACATCGAGAACTGCAAATTCAGGCCCAAAATCACAGAAGACGGAGCCAAAAAGACCCCTGACATCAGCCTTAACAAAAGCGATAGGAGGCTGATGGCTGTGGCAGTAGTCATTAAACTCGATTGCTTTTTCCAAGCTTATGTCAGAGAAAACAACAACCTGTTTCACACGAAAGTAGATGATTCAGCCAACAAGAACCACCCATAGAAAAAGTTGCACATCAATCTTCTACTTCAATATGTATAAACAATAGAACCACACTAACACCTAAGAACGATTTCCATTCCTATTTAGTTTAATTGATTTTCGTTTCAAAATAAGtgtcattttagaattttaatgcaAAACTTATTAGTATTCTCcggtttatttttctattggtcgAAATATGGTTAGTTataattattgatatttttattttggaaatatgCAAAAATAAGTATTTTTTAATCTAAAGTATAAGCCATCATAAAACTCACAAGTTCTCTAACTAACAAGTAACAATCCACTACACAAAAGATATAGAACCAAAGAGACGAAAAACGAGTTCCTCAACCAACCTCAAAACCAGAGAGCTGCTCTTTCGTCAAGCCTGTGGTCAAGCTAGAGACAGCCACAGCATTGTTAAGATCCTGCAACTTGTTTACAGAAGCATCAGCCCTATTCTTGCCAATATCACCCTCAGAGAAAACGAAGTTGCTAGACAAGTCCCATAGCTCCACCACACTCTCATCATGCAGCGTCACAGACTTCACACCAGCAAGAATCAGATTCTTGGCTGCAAACAAACCCCAAAAAAAAGCGTCAGTAACAACATCAACCTAATCTCACGGTTAACAATCAACGAAAGAAAACGCATACCGATCTCAGCGCCGAGGCCGTGCATCCCGGAGATGAGGACGTTGGAAGCGAAGAGACGCCTCATGGTCTCGCGTCCGTAGACGGCGAGCTGCCTGCTGTGGAGATCTTCATCGATCTCGTGACGGTTCGAATTGCCAAACGCCATATGGACGACGGCTCTACCGCCGCTACTGCTGCCGGAAGCTGGAATCGGTGGTATCGGAGCGGAGTTTGTTGATCGGTGCTGAATCGGAAGTGATGGTTTGAATTTGATCGGTGTTTTCGTTAGCAACGAATCGCTTGTGAAGCATAAAGTGGTGGAAGAACCTGTAGAAAAACGTAAGAAATCAAATCTGAGAATAGCTAAACCCCTAATCGAAGAGGTACCTTtgaggaagagagagaagagatctGAATGATTTTACCGAAATTGCCaaagatttttattttggaGAGAGGAAGGGTGGGATCTTGAAACGTCTAAGCGACGTCGTTCTCTGGGTtaaggtttgttttttttttcttccttcttcATTGACGGTTGACCGGATACGCGGATGTTCACAATTTCGGTTCAGTTAAGTCAACTCTATTTATATAATGTGAACCGGAAACGTGGAAATATTGGACAATTTCTTATTTAAGTTGCAAAACTTTAATAATATGTTTAAgccttttctttttaaaaaaattggagttTTGGACTAAACTGTAGTTGGAAAATTTCTCCAAAAATCAGTTGTAACTTAAAAATACTAATTTATAGGAGTAGATTATCtagttatttaaaaagaaaatgatacTCCGGTTCATTATAATGTGAACCGGAAACTCTTTAAATAACTAGATAATCTACTCCTATAAATTAGTATTTTTAAGTTACAACTGATTTTTGGAGAAATTTTCCAACTACAGTTTAGTCCAAaactccaatttttttttagatagtCTGTTTGATGGGATGAATAATtctataaattttgtattttgtcTTATAAATTATCGTTTCTTATAACTCTACAAACTATAACTAATAAGTGCAAATGGACCAGAAATAACGCAAATGGTTAAATTAGGCCCATATTTCCAAATGTAAATATAATGTCACTTCTCACATGTGTGTTTTTCACATGAATATGATTTTGGGCCCAAACTTATCAGAGATATATCTTGCAATATGACCCAGTTtccaaataaaattttgtaggCGTCGGCTCAATTCTGGTCCTAGTTTCCTCGCGTTCTTATTTCAAAAGTGCTAAGTAATAATCTGCGCTTATGCGGAAATgtaattattagttttgttattttaataaaaaaacattaaatttgtTTCATCTAGATATTAGTTCggttttaagtattttttagcttttaatcttctaaaatataattattattttaaattaatattcattttagtttattcggttaaaatgtttgattttctgttttttaGGTAAAAACAATGTTATTTAAGCCTTTTGCCTTTGCGGCAATAAGATCAgctaaatttgtttataaaaactttaggaacaaaataaaatattaaatgaaatttcCCAAAATAAGTTGTGCCTACCAACATGATTATGATTAGCTATTTTGTTCTTTTagaaatgaaatgaaattaaACATCGAAATTGAAATGTAACTCGGAAGTACagaatataaatacatttttgtCAACGATTTAGTTTAAAAACACAACTCTAATAAAATGGATAAATCCAGTGGTGTTGTGTAAAATAAAAGGTtcatatcatataaaaatatattttaagtgaTTATCAAATGTAATAGTATTGAAATGTTATTTTGGGTATTTTCCAAACTTTTGCCAAAGTTTaccaaattataattttttaatataatattatgtaaaaattaaaaaataatattatcaaacatctatatataaaataatatattctacactatatgtaaattacaaaatataaaaaaatatgcatgagatttttttataaaacatgcAGTTCATGAGTTTACGTTGAACACAAGTTAAATTAAACACATGCGCGGAGATACTGGTAAGGTTCTAGTTAAGAATTATGTAAGGAAAATGGAGTCATGTTTCTAACATATTGTTGGTTCTTTTCACTTTTGATCTTCTAActtgtttttataatatttctaaaaacttgtttttacaaaatataaacattgagtatttcttttatttttgttcagTTGATCTCTAGTCTCTTAACTATTCCAAACCCAACACAATTATGTTTACGgtattaacaattttttatttacaaaacatatcaaaataatactctttataaaacataaaattgtcAAAGCCCTTACTTATATTACAAAACCTAATAAATAATTTACTTATCAAGGAAGGACTGGACATTTTATTCGttggatttgatttgatttattaATCGTTTTGATTCGAtcccaaaaaaatctaaatttccGTAGATTATCGGAGCAAAGAAAATACTTAAAGTCAATATCCTCAAAAACGAAttaaatcacaaatattattattttaaatggcAGATTTTTGTTCCGCTCCAACATATATgtaaatgaaattaaaatatatattttaatataatttttacagTTCTTATTTTAActtacaatttaataaatttaattcacaaatttttagttaaatattaaatgaagaaaataaaatatttataaagttgTATCATTTTTTATAGATTTACTTGTGTTGAATAAAACTTATGAGATACTCgttaatattcataaatatctacaaatattttagatatatgtatttctttgaaataaaacaaaaaaaaattctaaaacacgGACAAATCACGAATACCAAAAAATATTACTCCATCTATATCACTTAAAGTGATgtttaagaatttttattttatttcataataaGTGATGTTCtcaatattttagataaaatttaatattatttaaaatttgtaactaattacaaaatattgtattttttattagttgaattatttttatttaatgatatttttatgtaatcAAAATACATTacataaaatttgtattttcttaaaCGCCATTTAAAATGATACAGATTAATATTCGCTCTGTGGCTACTCGTGTATATCTTTCTTTGCACCCAACCATCTCACCTTCCTCTGTTTTATCTATATAATAACTTAGAAAAGAGAGAAGATTGAGACATCGAGAagctaataaatttttttacaaattttatacTAAAAACAATGAATAAAGATAATGTTAGGAAATATCAATGAATAAAGAAAGATAAGATGTTAGAGTAGTAATACGACTGTCGTGTGTTTAAGAAAAAGGAGAAGAGTCAAAGAACAACGTGGGGAAACTTCTCAAACTGCTTCGAACGCCAACCTATCACGCGCCTTTGCGGTGTCATCGCAGACGTCGCCATTTATAATTACCGTGTAATGTGCCTGTATACCCCTCTTATAGTTCAAATTGTGGATCTATTTACATGTTAAGAGGAAAAATACAAAGGATTTTACCCaaagataaataatataaaGAATATTCAGACTCTTCAAGAATCAGCAAAATGTTACGGctagatatataaatacatttccAATTAAACAAAGAACGGGATAACCACACAGTTGCCAACGGGAGCAAATGAATGAGCTAGCTGAAACCCAACTTTTATATATTCAAAGTTTTAGTttgaattaatatttaataatgatGAAATAATatgcaaaataaattttaatccaAGTAAtactaattagttttaaattgcaattttataataaacttAAACATTACATGGTATTAAAGTCACCCGATTGTTGGATCACTTGATATTAATTTTACAATTgttcataaataaatataatgagatttaaataaaataaattttcataacgatagttaaatataatattaaaagtaaGTGTAAATTCTCTCATTATCAAATCATCAATTAGTTTTGAGTTGAACACTTATAATAAACTCAAATTTAACAACCAGTATTTGAGTATTGGGACACAGTTGTGAAATATAATACTAATAAATAAGTGTTATGGAATTAGGTGAACTAATGTTTATAACAACTCAGACAGAATGCTTAATAGTAACAATTTAACAAATTAATGTAATTGTTAAAGGAAACCCCAACaattttaatttaagaaaaatacagAAGAATACTGGTGAAATTTTATGGCTAACTGGATTCAAGAAAAGCAATATGACTTTGtcgtaaaaaaa of the Brassica rapa cultivar Chiifu-401-42 chromosome A03, CAAS_Brap_v3.01, whole genome shotgun sequence genome contains:
- the LOC103857680 gene encoding ubiquitin-activating enzyme E1 1; amino-acid sequence: MAFGNSNRHEIDEDLHSRQLAVYGRETMRRLFASNVLISGMHGLGAEIAKNLILAGVKSVTLHDESVVELWDLSSNFVFSEGDIGKNRADASVNKLQDLNNAVAVSSLTTGLTKEQLSGFEVVVFSDISLEKAIEFNDYCHSHQPPIAFVKADVRGLFGSVFCDFGPEFAVLDVDGEEPHTGIIASISNENQAFISCVDDERLEFEDGDLVVFSEVEGMTELNDGKLRKIKSARPYSFTLEEDTTGYGTYVKGGIVTQVKQPKLLNFKPLREALKDPGDFLFSDFAKFDRPPLLHLAFQALDRFTSEAGRFPVAGSEEDAQQLISIATSINTGQGDLKVENVDHKLLRHFSFGAKAVLNPMAAMFGGIVGQEVVKACSGKFHPLFQFFYFDSVESLPSEPLDSSDVAPRNSRYDAQISVFGAKFQQKLEDAKVFTVGSGALGCEFLKNMALMGVSCGSEGKLTVTDDDIIEKSNLSRQFLFRDWNIGQAKSTVAASAAAAINPKFNIEALQNRVGAETENVFDDAFWENLTVVVNALDNVNARLYVDSRCLYFQKPLLESGTLGAKCNTQMVIPHLTENYGASRDPPEKQAPMCTVHSFPHNIDHCLTWARSEFEGLLEKTPAEVNAYLSSPVEYTNSMMSAGDAQARDTLERIVECLEKEKCEDFQDCLTWARLRFEDYFVNRVKQLIYTFPEDAATSTGAPFWSAPKRFPRPLQYSSSDPSLLNFITATAILRAETFGIPVPEWTKSPKEAAEAIDRVIVPDFEPRKDAKIVTDEKATTLTTASVDDAAVINDLIAKLEQCRQNLSPDFRMKPIQFEKDDDTNYHMDVIAGLANMRARNYSIPEVDKLKAKFIAGRIIPAIATSTAMATGLVCLELYKVLDGGHKVEAYRNTFANLALPLFSMAEPVPPKVVKHRDTAWTVWDRWVLKGNPTLREVLKWLEEKGLSAYSISCGSCLLFNSMFPRHKERMDKKVVDLARDIAKVELPPYRHHLDVVVACEDEDDNDVDIPLVSIYFR
- the LOC103857293 gene encoding F-box/kelch-repeat protein At4g38940; the encoded protein is MAKEEQSSLIMLLPLDVIVDILARVSRFDYPILSLVCKHFQSIVTSPEIFTRRSLLGRTEHCLYVFLVDEDEPVWRKRLYILCPKANGEHRLVLIRSLPDMPTYISQTATGSRIYVFSWSNKHHMITLSIDCGSHTVQPLPDVPVLMSPRMADIIKGRIYVIGYDNGWERVMVVFNTETQMWEPRVIRLDKKGNKCTDGCAVMGDKMYMRNLSKTLVYDPKESKWERDEMMNLHKWKNACVVDDVLYFYNPCDFYDREGGLRAYDQKQRRWRVVNGLEPLLPETTSSAWPHVVNYGGKLALFYLKRNEIWCDEISLETRQDGEIWGKVEWCERLVTGNFDFMKALDVVV